In Scytonema millei VB511283, a single window of DNA contains:
- a CDS encoding ABC transporter ATP-binding protein has translation MNSYQLSVISQLSTVNRQPSSRSVASAFTVNHPLPITNMISYTHTLDSIQKDTTQLVLKDVFKVFPGRQSLVDRLLHRTSPDYIAIAEINLEISANTFVSIIGPSGCGKSTLLNIIAGLTPPTSGVVMLNGTEIHHPGPDRGVVFQNYSLMPWMTVAENIRFAIETVYPKLSRDRQKQIVREYIDLVGLRGAEHKHPHELSGGMKQRVGIARALAINPQILLMDEPFGALDALTRGFLQDEIARIWEQQHKTAILITHSIEEALLLSDKIVMMSRGPAAQIVEVLDIPFPRPRKRESLDRHPAYHELKAELELHLSRETRAVEELRV, from the coding sequence GTGAACAGTTATCAGTTATCAGTTATCAGTCAACTGTCAACTGTCAACCGTCAACCATCTTCACGGAGTGTAGCGAGCGCGTTTACCGTCAACCACCCATTACCAATTACCAATATGATTTCCTATACACATACGCTCGACTCTATTCAAAAAGACACGACTCAGTTGGTGCTGAAGGATGTGTTTAAGGTCTTTCCTGGGAGACAGAGCTTAGTAGATCGGCTATTGCATCGTACTTCGCCGGATTATATTGCGATCGCTGAGATTAATTTAGAAATTTCGGCTAATACCTTTGTTTCAATTATCGGTCCTTCTGGATGCGGTAAATCGACTCTGCTAAACATCATCGCTGGTTTGACTCCACCTACCAGCGGTGTAGTCATGCTGAATGGGACAGAAATTCATCATCCAGGTCCCGATCGCGGTGTTGTCTTCCAAAATTATTCTCTGATGCCTTGGATGACTGTAGCAGAAAATATCCGCTTTGCGATTGAAACGGTTTATCCCAAATTGTCTCGCGATCGGCAAAAACAGATCGTGCGCGAATATATCGATTTAGTCGGACTACGGGGTGCAGAACACAAACATCCCCACGAACTATCGGGAGGAATGAAGCAAAGAGTCGGTATCGCAAGAGCTTTAGCAATCAATCCGCAAATTCTCTTAATGGATGAGCCATTTGGTGCTTTAGATGCATTGACGCGGGGTTTTTTGCAAGATGAAATCGCGCGAATTTGGGAGCAACAACACAAAACTGCAATTCTCATCACCCACAGTATTGAAGAGGCTTTGTTACTATCAGATAAAATTGTGATGATGAGTCGGGGTCCCGCCGCGCAAATTGTCGAAGTACTTGACATTCCCTTCCCTCGTCCCCGCAAGCGCGAAAGTCTCGATCGCCACCCTGCCTATCACGAACTCAAAGCCGAATTAGAGTTACACCTATCCCGCGAAACCCGCGCCGTTGAAGAGTTGCGGGTGTAG
- a CDS encoding NUDIX hydrolase — protein sequence MGSPEYKWLEWAKKLEAIAQTGLTYTEGVFDKERYKSLRAIAAEIMATYSHVESSYVLDLFSQEVGYATPKVDVRAAVFQEDKLLLVKEKVDGCWSLPGGYADIGNSPSEVVVREVQEESGYLTRAVKLLAVYDRDKQGHPPFPYAVYKLHFLCELIGGSPASSIETDEVAFFGEDEIPPLSLTRVMPTQITRIFHYHRHPDLPTYFD from the coding sequence ATGGGTTCCCCTGAATACAAATGGCTGGAATGGGCAAAAAAGCTAGAGGCGATCGCGCAAACTGGTTTGACTTATACCGAAGGAGTGTTTGACAAAGAACGTTACAAATCCCTCCGGGCGATCGCGGCGGAGATTATGGCAACCTATAGTCATGTCGAATCTAGCTACGTTCTCGACTTATTTTCTCAAGAGGTTGGTTATGCTACTCCAAAAGTAGACGTGCGGGCAGCGGTTTTTCAGGAAGATAAATTATTACTGGTAAAGGAAAAAGTAGATGGTTGCTGGTCGCTACCAGGAGGTTATGCTGACATTGGTAACTCTCCAAGTGAAGTCGTGGTGCGCGAAGTTCAGGAAGAATCGGGATATCTCACCCGCGCCGTCAAATTACTCGCTGTTTACGATCGCGATAAACAGGGACATCCACCTTTCCCTTATGCTGTTTACAAGTTACATTTCTTGTGCGAACTCATTGGTGGTTCTCCAGCTTCTAGTATTGAAACTGATGAGGTAGCCTTTTTTGGCGAAGATGAAATTCCCCCATTGTCTCTGACACGGGTAATGCCTACTCAGATTACTAGAATTTTTCACTACCACCGCCATCCAGATTTACCGACTTATTTTGATTGA
- a CDS encoding DOMON-like domain-containing protein: MSDRTFFLKPFPSQTPAPQIEISGSVDRQFNRLSIQYQILGQLAELAIPAVTDSPTRKDELWQQTCLEFFLGIEGSPQYWEFNLSPTGDWNIYYFEDYRQGMQPEAAFTSLPFVVHNRPNYLLLNLELNLDKVVEIEQKIEIAIASVVQSKAGEMTYWALTHCGTQADFHLRDSFAIEL; the protein is encoded by the coding sequence ATGAGCGATCGCACTTTTTTCCTCAAGCCTTTTCCTTCACAAACTCCAGCGCCTCAGATCGAAATCTCAGGTAGTGTAGATCGGCAGTTCAATCGACTTTCCATTCAATATCAAATTTTAGGACAGTTGGCAGAATTAGCCATTCCAGCCGTAACAGATTCGCCTACTCGTAAAGATGAATTATGGCAACAAACGTGCTTAGAGTTCTTTCTAGGAATTGAAGGTTCTCCTCAATATTGGGAATTTAATCTCTCGCCTACTGGTGATTGGAATATTTATTATTTTGAAGATTATCGTCAAGGAATGCAACCAGAAGCAGCCTTCACGTCACTACCATTTGTCGTGCATAATCGACCGAATTATTTGTTATTAAACCTCGAACTCAATTTAGATAAAGTTGTAGAAATAGAGCAGAAAATAGAAATTGCGATCGCGTCTGTAGTTCAGTCAAAAGCTGGTGAAATGACATATTGGGCATTAACTCATTGCGGTACGCAAGCTGACTTTCATCTGCGCGATAGTTTTGCGATCGAATTGTGA
- a CDS encoding TetR/AcrR family transcriptional regulator: MVNLKRTREDILASVLALIHHQGFQSTGLKELFSVSGTSSGSFYNYFQSKDELAHALIDYKWQQIKTHIIEPAAEYSTDPIAQLIWIIDRLEAKHLTEPDCGGCFLGNLIVDLAKYDTSFQTHLIEVFDQWHFAIAQLLRQGQTQLRSDIDPDNLAEQLMNAIEGTLLLGRLYNHPNRLQRGFDSVRQILKAALRQ, encoded by the coding sequence ATGGTTAACCTGAAACGTACTCGCGAGGATATTTTAGCCTCGGTTTTAGCTCTGATTCATCATCAAGGGTTTCAATCTACGGGACTCAAAGAACTATTTAGTGTCAGCGGTACTTCGTCTGGCAGTTTCTACAATTACTTTCAGTCCAAAGATGAATTAGCTCACGCACTGATTGATTATAAATGGCAGCAAATCAAGACTCATATTATCGAGCCTGCTGCCGAATATAGTACCGATCCGATCGCACAACTAATTTGGATAATCGATCGCCTAGAAGCAAAACATCTGACCGAACCAGATTGTGGTGGCTGTTTCTTAGGTAACTTAATTGTCGATTTAGCAAAATACGATACCTCATTTCAAACACATTTGATCGAGGTGTTTGACCAATGGCATTTCGCGATCGCCCAATTACTGCGTCAAGGACAAACTCAGTTGCGGTCTGATATCGATCCCGATAATTTAGCCGAACAACTGATGAACGCGATCGAAGGAACTTTACTACTGGGACGCTTATATAATCATCCCAATCGCTTACAACGTGGTTTTGACAGCGTGCGGCAAATATTGAAAGCAGCGCTGAGACAGTGA
- a CDS encoding phosphotransferase enzyme family protein translates to MIKEIDLKSKTIDSLVAIANQFNVPGQITDIQGFGNGNINDTFLVTLKNSTQKHVILQRINTHVFRQPELVMQNMRVFTDHATQRLHDWNSDRRWEIPSVILTQDHREYWVTAEGAFWRAISFIEAAQSFDIITDSDRAREAGCALGAFHNLINDLPPEKLAVTLEGFHITPRYLQQFDAALAKYDKNTSPEIDFCLQFIQTRRNWVSVLEDAKAKGELPLRLMHGDPKINNVLFDNNTGRAVSVIDLDTLMPGLIHYDIGDCLRSSCNFLGEETQQWQEVRFETEFAQAILQGYVSQAKDFLTEKDYEYIYDSIRLLAFELGLRFFTDYLVGNVHFSKVKYVEHNLIRALVQFQLTQSIETQESTICAIVRDLKRDLQ, encoded by the coding sequence ATGATAAAAGAGATCGATCTAAAAAGCAAAACTATAGATAGCTTGGTGGCGATCGCCAACCAATTTAACGTACCAGGTCAAATTACAGATATTCAAGGTTTTGGTAACGGCAATATCAACGATACTTTTCTCGTCACGCTGAAGAACTCAACTCAAAAACACGTTATTCTACAACGCATTAACACGCATGTATTTCGTCAGCCAGAACTGGTAATGCAGAATATGCGCGTCTTTACCGACCATGCGACCCAGCGCTTGCATGATTGGAATAGCGATCGCCGTTGGGAAATACCGAGTGTCATTCTAACGCAGGATCATCGGGAATATTGGGTGACTGCTGAAGGAGCATTCTGGCGGGCAATTAGCTTTATCGAAGCCGCACAATCTTTTGACATTATTACAGATAGCGATCGCGCTAGAGAGGCTGGTTGCGCCCTTGGTGCGTTCCACAACCTGATTAACGATTTACCCCCTGAAAAGCTAGCCGTCACGTTAGAAGGATTTCACATTACACCGCGCTACCTTCAGCAATTTGATGCAGCGCTGGCAAAATATGACAAAAACACATCTCCTGAAATAGATTTCTGCTTGCAGTTTATTCAGACTCGGAGAAATTGGGTAAGCGTTTTAGAAGATGCAAAAGCAAAGGGAGAATTACCTTTGCGTTTAATGCACGGCGATCCCAAAATTAACAACGTCTTATTTGACAATAATACCGGGCGAGCCGTCAGTGTTATCGATCTCGATACGCTCATGCCTGGTTTAATTCACTACGATATCGGTGATTGCCTGCGATCGAGTTGTAATTTTTTGGGTGAAGAAACTCAACAATGGCAAGAAGTACGCTTTGAAACGGAATTTGCTCAAGCTATTTTACAGGGCTATGTTTCACAAGCAAAAGATTTTTTAACTGAAAAAGATTACGAATATATATACGACTCAATTCGGCTTTTGGCTTTTGAATTAGGATTGCGTTTTTTTACCGACTATTTAGTAGGTAACGTTCATTTTTCTAAGGTAAAATATGTAGAACACAATCTCATTAGAGCGCTAGTGCAATTTCAACTTACCCAAAGTATTGAAACTCAAGAGTCAACTATTTGCGCGATCGTGCGAGATTTAAAACGAGATTTACAATGA
- a CDS encoding metallophosphoesterase family protein, translated as MKLVSDPAIADKISRMKERVRWQDPVIQRRGIDQTRLVLEDERADDPEFSFLVIGDTGTGSHRYNNPQREVAGLLQPHLADSSFMLHTGDVIYLVGSSEFYLDNFIKPYREFLVGGENPKAIAYDQMTFSRPILPVLGNHDYYNLPLLFGAISLTTLPVRRLLKFRRDFDVGWHGSKQGDAYARAFLDYLKALKLPGELDRHLNKHYTAKTDTGYCLRYEPGHFTRLPNRYYTFRYGGIDFFALDSNTFNDPLPISTTPEGEARRQQVLQRRDRLEQEKLEILDAADKLNPDDPDDAEQLDDLQVKLSQIEEIIVDLEKQLDTNKTVVTDTEQLDWLQQRLIESWHTDEVRGRVLYFHHPPYVTEATKWHQAQTLAIRDRLRSVLNGVAEAVGSLPQGRPIVDLVLNGHAHCLEYLKTTDTGHADSNINWIVCGGSGYSLRRQREEGTDLIEGEEEKLVARSHLFIGRNGYATEKRRPYTCLRIDVQDGCPPKFVIRPFVTERYQKRWHRYAIEPFTI; from the coding sequence TTGAAACTCGTGTCCGATCCCGCGATCGCTGACAAAATTAGCAGAATGAAGGAACGAGTGCGCTGGCAAGATCCTGTCATTCAGCGCCGAGGAATTGACCAAACTCGGCTGGTGCTGGAAGACGAACGAGCGGACGATCCAGAGTTTTCGTTTCTGGTTATAGGCGATACTGGCACTGGTTCGCACCGATATAATAATCCCCAACGCGAGGTAGCTGGACTATTACAGCCGCATCTTGCCGACAGTAGTTTTATGCTACATACAGGCGATGTGATTTATCTAGTTGGATCGAGCGAGTTCTACCTGGATAATTTCATCAAGCCTTATCGAGAGTTTTTAGTCGGTGGCGAAAACCCCAAAGCGATCGCCTACGACCAAATGACCTTTAGCCGACCCATCTTACCAGTTCTGGGGAATCACGATTATTACAACTTGCCATTACTATTTGGCGCGATCTCTTTGACAACCTTGCCCGTGCGCCGTCTGCTTAAATTTAGAAGAGACTTTGATGTAGGTTGGCACGGATCGAAACAGGGTGATGCTTATGCACGGGCATTTCTGGATTATCTTAAAGCATTGAAGTTACCAGGTGAATTAGATCGCCACTTAAATAAGCACTACACGGCGAAAACGGATACGGGTTATTGCTTGCGCTACGAACCCGGGCATTTTACTCGCTTGCCCAATCGCTACTATACTTTTCGCTATGGCGGAATCGATTTCTTTGCTTTAGATTCCAACACGTTTAACGACCCGCTACCAATATCAACCACCCCAGAAGGAGAAGCACGTCGTCAGCAGGTATTACAACGCCGCGATCGCCTCGAACAAGAAAAGCTAGAAATTCTTGACGCAGCGGATAAACTGAATCCCGACGATCCCGACGATGCAGAACAATTGGACGATTTGCAAGTCAAACTGTCCCAGATTGAAGAAATTATCGTCGATCTCGAAAAGCAGTTAGATACTAACAAAACAGTAGTGACCGATACCGAACAACTCGATTGGTTGCAACAGCGATTGATTGAATCGTGGCATACAGATGAGGTACGGGGAAGAGTGCTTTACTTTCATCATCCCCCCTACGTGACTGAGGCAACGAAATGGCATCAAGCACAAACTCTGGCAATTCGCGATCGCTTGCGTAGCGTACTCAACGGCGTGGCTGAGGCTGTGGGTTCTCTTCCCCAAGGTCGTCCCATTGTCGATTTGGTTTTAAACGGTCACGCGCACTGTTTAGAATACCTAAAAACTACAGACACGGGACACGCTGACTCCAATATCAATTGGATTGTTTGTGGTGGAAGCGGGTACAGCTTGCGCCGCCAGCGTGAAGAAGGGACAGATTTAATAGAAGGAGAAGAAGAAAAGTTAGTAGCGCGATCGCATCTTTTTATCGGTCGCAACGGTTACGCTACTGAAAAGCGTCGTCCCTACACTTGTTTGCGGATTGACGTGCAAGATGGTTGTCCCCCCAAATTTGTTATCCGTCCTTTTGTTACCGAACGATATCAAAAGCGGTGGCACAGATACGCGATCGAGCCTTTTACGATTTGA
- the ntrB gene encoding nitrate ABC transporter permease: MDNSRRLSKQRSHFSAYPWLQNPNLQATILFFLLLAALLLVWELGVQLKLFSPVMPAASRTIADFWSWIVDPFYDNGPNDKGIGLHLLASLQRVAIGFFIGSAIAIPLGIAIGLSEVVSKAVDPFIQLLRPVSPLAWLPLGLAILKSSEATALFVIAITSISPTLINTKFGVSHVSRDYLNVARTLGASRWRTIAKVILPAAAPQIVAGLRISIGISWLVIVAAEMIVGGTGIGSFVWNEWNNLNVTSIITAIVVIGLVGILLDRLLGLLHSWVSFGQ; encoded by the coding sequence GTGGACAACTCCCGACGATTATCCAAGCAGCGATCGCATTTCTCAGCTTATCCTTGGCTCCAAAATCCCAATTTACAAGCCACAATTTTATTCTTTTTGCTCCTAGCTGCGCTGTTACTCGTATGGGAATTGGGAGTGCAATTGAAGCTATTTTCTCCTGTGATGCCTGCTGCCAGTCGGACGATCGCCGACTTTTGGAGTTGGATCGTCGATCCGTTTTACGATAATGGTCCCAACGATAAAGGCATTGGTCTGCACCTACTCGCAAGCTTACAACGAGTCGCGATCGGGTTTTTCATCGGCTCGGCGATCGCCATTCCTCTAGGTATTGCGATCGGATTATCAGAAGTCGTTTCCAAAGCCGTCGATCCGTTTATTCAACTGCTGCGTCCCGTTTCTCCCTTGGCGTGGTTGCCATTAGGACTAGCAATACTCAAAAGTTCTGAAGCAACAGCCTTGTTCGTAATTGCAATTACGAGCATTTCGCCTACATTAATTAATACCAAATTTGGTGTCAGCCACGTTTCTCGCGACTACCTCAACGTAGCGCGAACTCTGGGAGCATCTCGCTGGCGAACGATCGCCAAAGTCATCTTACCAGCAGCTGCACCCCAGATCGTAGCAGGATTGCGAATTAGTATCGGTATTTCCTGGTTAGTGATAGTCGCCGCCGAGATGATTGTCGGTGGTACGGGTATTGGCAGCTTTGTTTGGAACGAGTGGAACAACCTCAATGTCACCAGCATCATTACCGCGATCGTCGTTATCGGACTCGTAGGAATTCTCCTCGATCGCCTCTTGGGACTACTACACAGTTGGGTGTCTTTTGGTCAGTGA
- a CDS encoding MBL fold metallo-hydrolase, whose protein sequence is MAHINLRRPQNTDGDFYVDTTCIDCDTCRWMTPEVFSRTGEQSAVYHQPTNETERLRALQALLACPTSSIGTVEKPKDIKSAQESFPILVAENVYHCGYHAENSYGAASYLIVRPEGNVLVDSPRFTPPLVKRIEEMGGIRYMYLTHRDDIADHQKYRDKFQCDSEAGRGGALRILHADEISGSTRSVEIKLTGTEPYQLAPDLLIIPVPGHTKGHTVLLYKDKFLFTGDHIAWDDDDQILAGFPGVCWYSWSELIKSTYRLLDYSFEWVLPGHGRRYHADVVTMRHKLKEGIEWMEKQLTVNS, encoded by the coding sequence ATGGCTCATATAAACTTGCGTCGCCCTCAAAATACAGATGGAGATTTTTATGTCGATACCACCTGTATTGACTGCGATACTTGTCGTTGGATGACACCAGAAGTATTTAGCCGTACTGGCGAACAATCGGCAGTCTACCACCAACCCACAAATGAAACAGAAAGATTGCGGGCGCTACAAGCCTTACTTGCTTGTCCTACCAGTTCAATTGGTACGGTAGAAAAGCCAAAAGATATCAAATCTGCACAGGAAAGTTTTCCCATTCTTGTCGCCGAAAATGTTTATCACTGCGGCTATCATGCTGAGAATTCCTATGGTGCAGCGAGTTATTTGATTGTGCGTCCAGAGGGCAACGTGTTAGTAGATTCGCCCCGTTTTACGCCACCGTTGGTAAAACGAATCGAAGAGATGGGGGGAATTCGATATATGTATCTCACCCACCGCGATGATATTGCCGATCATCAGAAATATCGCGATAAATTTCAGTGCGATAGCGAAGCGGGGCGCGGAGGCGCACTTCGCATCCTTCATGCTGACGAAATTTCTGGCAGTACCCGCAGTGTAGAAATCAAGCTAACTGGTACGGAACCTTATCAATTAGCACCAGATTTGCTAATTATTCCCGTCCCCGGTCATACCAAAGGTCACACAGTTTTACTCTACAAAGACAAGTTTCTATTTACAGGCGATCATATTGCTTGGGATGACGACGACCAAATCTTGGCAGGTTTTCCAGGTGTTTGTTGGTATTCATGGTCAGAACTGATTAAGTCTACCTATCGCTTATTAGATTACTCATTTGAATGGGTATTACCCGGTCACGGTCGCCGCTATCATGCAGATGTAGTAACAATGCGGCATAAACTCAAAGAAGGCATTGAGTGGATGGAAAAACAGTTAACAGTTAACAGTTGA
- a CDS encoding DNA adenine methylase, whose product MVSLPHPVQYQGSKRNLASEILKFLPETVHRLVEPFAGTAAISIAASSKKISQNFWINDLNQPLVKLLQAIVETPEEIATAYTDIWNEQHSDSVGHYYQVREQFNKTNEPQLFLYLLARCVKGAVRYNSEGFFNQSPDKRRKGTQPDKMRKNIEGVSQLLKNKCKFTCWDYKDVLAEVRQSDFVYIDPPYQGVCGDRDSRYFAGISFNDFVLSLTDLNQKEVAFVVSYDGKRGNKTFGNSLPEELGLKKIEIEVGRSSQATLLGRDEITIESLYLSPSLLGNYISGIESYISRTHKQLTLLEMHGQFSATTL is encoded by the coding sequence ATGGTTAGCCTTCCTCATCCGGTTCAATATCAAGGCAGTAAAAGAAATCTTGCTTCAGAGATTTTGAAATTTCTACCTGAAACTGTACATAGGCTGGTTGAGCCGTTTGCCGGAACGGCTGCAATTAGTATTGCAGCCTCTTCTAAGAAAATTTCTCAAAATTTTTGGATCAATGACTTAAATCAACCGCTAGTTAAATTACTACAGGCGATCGTAGAAACCCCTGAAGAAATAGCAACTGCTTATACAGATATATGGAACGAACAGCATAGCGATTCTGTAGGGCATTACTATCAAGTTAGAGAGCAGTTTAATAAGACTAATGAGCCGCAACTTTTTCTCTATTTGTTAGCTCGATGCGTAAAAGGGGCTGTACGGTATAACTCTGAAGGTTTTTTTAACCAAAGCCCTGATAAAAGGCGAAAGGGAACTCAGCCTGACAAGATGAGAAAAAATATAGAAGGCGTATCTCAACTGCTGAAAAATAAGTGCAAATTCACCTGTTGGGATTATAAAGACGTACTAGCTGAAGTTAGACAAAGTGATTTCGTCTACATAGATCCGCCTTATCAAGGTGTGTGCGGCGATCGCGATTCAAGATATTTTGCTGGAATCAGTTTTAATGATTTTGTTCTTTCTCTTACAGATCTCAACCAGAAAGAAGTAGCGTTTGTAGTTAGCTACGACGGTAAACGAGGGAACAAAACTTTTGGCAACTCGCTCCCTGAAGAACTAGGGTTAAAAAAAATTGAAATTGAGGTTGGGCGATCGTCTCAAGCAACACTGTTGGGCAGAGACGAAATAACAATAGAGTCTTTATATTTGTCGCCATCTTTACTTGGCAATTACATTTCAGGAATAGAGAGCTATATTAGCAGGACGCATAAACAGCTTACTCTATTAGAAATGCATGGACAGTTCTCAGCCACTACCCTATGA
- a CDS encoding helix-turn-helix domain-containing protein, with protein MTAKRPKAVINHILQHGFVTTEELKNVYGYNHPPRAARDVRERGIPLDTFWVTGSDGRRIAAYRFGDVNKARFSRFSGRTGLSKQLKDELIKSYGCKCFIYLEQVDKRELQIDHRIPFEIDGEPELSSERFMLLCGSANRAKSWSCEHCENWKSIKDKSICLSCYWAYPENYTHIAMRQVRRIDLMWQEEEINIYENLKQQAVELNKEIPEFIKEIIERGITQNNENR; from the coding sequence GTGACTGCAAAAAGACCAAAAGCTGTTATTAATCACATTTTGCAACATGGTTTTGTAACTACGGAAGAACTTAAGAACGTATACGGCTATAATCATCCTCCAAGAGCAGCAAGAGATGTTCGAGAACGTGGAATTCCCCTTGACACTTTCTGGGTTACAGGAAGCGACGGTAGAAGGATTGCTGCTTATAGATTTGGAGATGTTAACAAGGCTCGGTTTTCTAGATTTTCTGGTAGAACTGGTTTATCGAAGCAGCTAAAGGATGAACTGATTAAGAGTTATGGCTGTAAGTGTTTCATTTATTTAGAACAAGTAGATAAACGTGAATTGCAGATCGATCATCGTATTCCTTTTGAAATTGATGGAGAACCGGAACTTTCATCTGAACGCTTTATGTTGCTTTGTGGCTCCGCTAACCGAGCAAAGTCTTGGTCGTGCGAACATTGTGAAAATTGGAAGAGTATTAAAGACAAATCTATCTGCTTATCATGTTACTGGGCTTATCCAGAAAACTATACACATATCGCCATGCGACAAGTAAGGAGAATAGATCTGATGTGGCAGGAAGAAGAAATTAATATATACGAAAATCTAAAGCAACAAGCTGTCGAATTGAATAAAGAAATTCCTGAATTTATTAAGGAAATTATCGAACGAGGAATTACTCAAAATAATGAAAATCGGTAA
- a CDS encoding chlorophyll a/b-binding protein, with product MTAQPQPTTTPRLEEPKFGFNEYAERLNGRAAMIGFLLMVAIEVVTGHGVLAWLGLK from the coding sequence ATGACTGCCCAACCTCAACCAACAACTACACCTAGACTAGAAGAACCGAAGTTTGGCTTCAATGAGTATGCCGAGCGCTTGAACGGACGAGCGGCGATGATCGGTTTTTTATTGATGGTGGCGATCGAAGTTGTTACCGGACACGGCGTACTAGCTTGGCTGGGCTTGAAATAA
- the ald gene encoding alanine dehydrogenase — translation MEIGVPKETKDQEFRVGLSPSSVRVLHENGHAIFVETEAGTGAGFTDTDYKLAGAQIVSTPEGAWNRELVVKVKEPLQPEYKFLQKEQLLFTYLHLAADRALTEHLIDCGVTAIAYETVEQPGNNKLPLLTPMSIIAGRLSVQFGARFLERQQGGRGVLLGGVPGVRPGKVVILGGGVVGTEAARIAVGMGAAVQILDVNVDRLSYLETIFGSRVELLYSNSAHIEAVVSQADLLIGAVLVPGRKAPILVPRNLVKQMHPGAVIVDVAVDQGGCIETLRPTSHTNPVYVEEGVVHYGVPNMPGAVPWTATQALNNSTLPYVLQLANLALKAIEVNPFLAAGVNVQNHRLVHPAVQQVFPDLVS, via the coding sequence ATGGAAATAGGCGTTCCTAAGGAAACAAAAGACCAAGAATTTCGGGTGGGGTTAAGTCCTTCTAGCGTGCGGGTACTGCACGAAAATGGACACGCTATCTTTGTTGAAACTGAAGCTGGAACGGGGGCTGGCTTTACCGATACAGACTATAAGCTCGCCGGAGCGCAGATCGTTTCTACTCCAGAGGGTGCGTGGAATCGAGAATTAGTCGTGAAGGTGAAAGAACCACTCCAGCCGGAATATAAATTTTTGCAAAAAGAGCAGTTATTATTTACCTACTTGCATTTAGCAGCCGATCGCGCTTTAACTGAGCATTTAATTGATTGTGGCGTAACGGCGATCGCATATGAAACTGTAGAACAACCTGGTAATAATAAACTTCCTTTACTCACTCCCATGAGTATTATTGCAGGTCGCCTCTCTGTACAGTTTGGCGCTCGGTTTCTCGAACGCCAGCAGGGAGGACGGGGTGTGCTGTTGGGTGGCGTACCAGGCGTAAGACCAGGTAAAGTTGTCATCCTAGGTGGTGGTGTTGTCGGTACGGAAGCGGCGCGAATTGCCGTTGGAATGGGTGCAGCCGTACAAATTTTAGATGTCAACGTCGATCGCCTATCCTATCTAGAAACTATATTTGGTTCTAGGGTAGAACTACTTTACAGTAACTCCGCTCACATTGAAGCTGTTGTTTCTCAAGCTGACTTACTCATCGGTGCTGTCTTAGTCCCTGGACGCAAAGCACCGATCCTCGTCCCGCGCAACTTAGTCAAACAGATGCATCCTGGTGCGGTGATTGTCGATGTTGCTGTCGATCAAGGTGGCTGTATCGAAACTTTACGCCCAACTTCTCACACTAATCCAGTTTATGTAGAAGAGGGAGTCGTTCATTATGGCGTTCCTAATATGCCTGGGGCTGTCCCTTGGACGGCAACGCAAGCGTTAAATAACAGTACCCTACCATACGTGTTGCAATTGGCGAATTTAGCTCTGAAGGCTATAGAAGTTAATCCTTTCTTAGCGGCTGGTGTCAACGTTCAAAATCATCGCCTAGTCCATCCCGCCGTGCAGCAGGTATTTCCTGATTTGGTGAGTTAG